The region aagtaaaatattttatgaGCAAGTAGTTTGTTGATTTGTTTAcgtaaagattttatttaaagaaattaaCATGCTTTTATTAACGCAATCCAAATGACATCTAAATTCAAATACGTTTCAATTCCtgtaattgattaattaatttaattaaaacattgaaATGAATATTAAATTCCTGTTTGATTACTGAGCACACAGTACATGGACTTACACAGGCACTGTACATACACCGCatgttttaattacatttattaaacctGATGAAATTAGGCCTAAtgataaattgtttaaaaaaacgaGGCTATATAAATGTGAGGTAACTCTAATTAGTGATAATTCAGTACATAAacgctgtttttattttaaatattaattgtcCAAGTGAAATAAGCCTCAGTTGGGTTTTTATTCAATCCTGTAGTGTCACTATGTGACCGCTAGAAGGCGCAACACAGTGAACGTAAATGGCGCTGCGTCATTAAGCGCGATTTCTAAACGCGGCCACACGGGGGCAGCAGCGACCCATTCACCACTTACTCTGggacagagaagaagaagaagcggaagCGTCTCCTGGATACAGAGACAAGCCGAGCAGCCGGACAACAACTCTGGATATAAacagtctttttatttttattaaacataaattaGTAATGCGATTAAACTGACCCTCGGTTTCTGatagaaaaatataaatgatgtTCTAGGAGTCATGCTGAGAAATGGCGAAGGTAATGTTAGCTAGGTTTATATCTAATGGAAGATGTTTATTCAAAGCAGTAATGATTTATTATGAAGTTTGTAAAGAGAAAACACAGGAAGTAAAAGGTGTAAATAGAAGTAGATGTGTGTGCAGGTGggtgtgtggtgtttaaaaTACAGAAAGTCAGTAGAGTTGGATGATATAATCTCACTGTTCACTTTCTGAAGTGAGAATatcacacttatatatatatcactcaTAAATCCGGAGCTTTACATTTTCTCCTTGGTTTAAATAATGCACTCGTCTGGACATTAAATTAAAcatctcaaataaataaataaacaaataaataaataaataaatagagtatCAGTAGAACCCAGAGGCTCTCAGTTTGTTAGAAGaaaatttaatgttgtgataCAAGGCATGtaactttttaaatataatgcaCGCTCCTATGTTTTAGGTGTTCatcctgcctgtgtgtgtgtgtgtgtgtgtgtgtgtgtgtaggtgagtgATCCCCTGCAGGTGTGTCTCAGTGTGGTAGGAGCGTTGGAGTGTGTGGTGCGGCGGTGTGTGGGACCGAGCGGTGGGACTGTGATCTTCACTAAAGACACGGGAGAAACATTAATCACCAAACACGGACACCGCATCCTTACTGCGCTGCACCTGGAGCATCCTATAGCcaggtctctgtctctctctctccctctctctctcatacacacacacacacacacacacacacacacacacacccctcgtTAGAACAAACTGTCACATGGGTCTGAGTCAGTGTTATGAGTCACTGTGTAGAAACGCTGGAAGCTGTTGTACCTGCTGTAAACTCACCTGTAGAGGTAAATGTAACACAGTTACCATGTGTAATCTGTGTGATTCCCTCTTATACACAGGAAGTGTTGTCATGGCGACATTCCTGGAACCTGTCCCTCTTTTGTGTTGTCTCTGGTGCACAGCCGGTCCAAACCCATACGTTTAAACCGGACAGTACAGAGATCATCATTTACTCCGTTCGGTCTCAGAGGGGAAATTCATACTTTTGATTCATTTGCTATTTGGCTTGATTGAGTTTCACGCCAGCTGGGCCACTAGGGGGCGTGTGtgagggggtggagtcagaaaTCTGCTCTTATTTATTGGCCAGAAGCGGTAGGGATGTTTTGTGAGAAATCACAGAGGTGTTTTGCGGGTGTGAATGTTATGTTGTCTGTAACGCGCCACTtgtccctgtgtttgtttggcAGGACGGTGTTGGAGAGTTTGTGTGCACACGATGGCGTTACAGCAGACGGCTCCAAGTCGTTTATCCTCCTGCTGGCTGCGCTGCTGCGGGGAATCCGTGACTCTGTGCATGAGTCCTCACGCACACACCGCCGACACGCGTCCTGGAAACTGGCCAATCAGCTTCATGCGTTCTGCTGGGACGGGTTGGACGATGTCGTAGCTCACGGCGTCGTTCCTTACACCTCGTCTCTGTTCGGACCCGGCGGATGTGAGCTGGAGGGCGGAGTCTTGGCTGCGTTGGTGGGTGGATACGTCGGTGGGCGGGTCAGTCCCAGTCAGGCCGAGGTTCTCACGCCGCTGCTGTGTGAACTCTACGCGAGGCTCGGACACGGACACACGGACGGCGCGGCCATCTCGTTTATTCACTCGAACTTCTCGCAGCTGCACACGGCCGTGTCGGGACTACACAGCGCACGATCACACGTGGTGGAAGGCCTCCTCCTGGCTTGTGATTGGTCCGTTTGGAAAGAGGCAGACGGCCCGGTGAAGGCGCTGGTTGTTTTTGAGAAATTAGACACACGTGATGATGAGAGTGTGAGCATTCAGCTTCAGGACGACTGGACGGTTCACAGTGACGGCGTCGTACAGGAGAGATTAGCGACAGTCCTGCGCCTGCAGGTGAACATCGTGCTGTCGGCGGTGAAGCAGCCGGACTGTGTGCTGGTGTGGGCGTGTCTGAATAACGTCTCCGTGCTGGATTGCTGCGATCCGGAGCAGCTGGACCTGCTGTGTGAACTCTGCACTGCAGAACCGCTCACGGTGCAGCCGCCGATGCGTGTCGGGACGCTGACACACTGCCGCCGCTTTCAGCTCGGAGGACGCAGGTACGCTAACGTCGGGGTCACACACAcgtcagtgcacacacacaccctggtgCTGTGTGCGCCCGCTGCAGGACCGCTCGAACAGAGCGTGAGCGTGAGCCGAGGCGTGTTCTCCATGCTGCAGCATCTGAGTCAGTCTCACAGACACAACGACGTCTCGCCATGTCCTCAGGAGCAGCGTCTCACGTCCTCGCAGCGTCTCACGTCCTCGCAGCGTCTCACGTCCTCGCAGCGTCTCACGTCCTCGCAGCTCTTCTCACCATGTCCAAACCTGTGCCATTGCATTTTAAACGCTGGTGATGTCATCCCCGTGGGAGGAGCTTTTGAGTTTCTCTTCCATCACTCCTTGCTGCACAGTAACCATGGCGACCCCGAGAGCCGGAGACTCCTGGCCGAGGCCGTACTGAGCGTGCCCAGATCTCTGCACACCCACAGACCCGGAGATTTCCTTCAGCACCTCGCGCACTTCACCAGTAGACTGCTGCAGCCCCATGCAATCAGAGAGCCCGGCTCAGGGTCAGAGTTCATGTGGGGTTTGGGAGCAGATGGATCcgggcgtgtgtgtgtagagccGGTCTGTAGTAAACACCAGCTGGTGGCATCTGTGCTGCAGTGTGTGAACAGACTGCTGCGTGTGGAGACTGTCATACACACACCGAGGTCACTCGCCCTCGCAGCAgcagaagatgatgatgatgatgatgaagaagatgatgatggagaCAGGACGTGACACCATGTGACCGATTTCCTGTAAAAGCGACCTGCACATGtcatttaaatcattaaaattaACCAGgaatatgcaaatttggaaACGCCCCCACGTCCTCCTGTCGTCCCGAACGTTATTTAACATCAGACAAGCCTTTCAGAATATATTTCAGTGTTGCCATGACAACCACCTACTCTTCATCGCTAAAATTAGTTTGGTAGATCACTAAAGCCTCTGCAGCATGTTATCTTctaataatttgcatattacaCATGATTGGTCCAAAGCTGTTATGTttatttagtgacatcacaacTACTCAAACAACcattgaaacaaacaaacaaacaaacaaacaaacaaacaaacaaacaaacaaacccaaacgcAGCGAGGGTGCACTGCAGCTTTATTCGCTGAACAAGATGTGTTCATcgcttttatttcacattttacttttcattccagaaaaatgtcatttctttcatatattcatatatatatatatatatataacaccaCACTAATAAAATACTAATTCTACAGTAAAAAAGATCGACGAGTAAACTCTCTCAATTCTATCAGAGTCAGTGTAAGTGTTAAGCACAAAGTCACTGTCAGGGTTTCAGTAAGATTAACGGAACATTAATGCAGGTGTTTATTAGCTTCTACATGTTAAAATGTTCTGTGGGTTTAAAACAAAcagctgttatttatttactttcctcAAACAATAAAAAGGATTATAATTAAGGCACGGTTTTAGTTTTCAGTTATATTCATGCAGCCTTGCAGTTAATACGTTGATGGTGTCTTTAGTTCCTCGGTCAGTAAATGTCCAGACGATCCCAGAAGTCACAGAAACGATCTCTGTTTCCGTGCTGAAGGTGGGACCGCAGAGTTAAATTCAGAACCGGCCATCCCTCAGCAGGGGTGTATTTAGGCCACGGTGCGAGCCTCTGGTTCCTGCAGAAGGGCGTGTGTTCTCTGCGACAGTTCGGATCTCCGGAGTGAGCGAACGCCCCCCAGTAACACACCATCTGATCGGCCAGGCGACTCTCCCGAGCCGTGAAGCTGAAGTTCGCCGCGGAAGCCGAGTCGAACAGGAACGGAAGCTCCGCCCCATGACAGGCGTGATCGTAACAGAAAGTCAGCCCCGCCCATATTCTGTGATCCGAAGGGGCGTGGTCAAATACGTACATCCACACGGCTCCACCCGTTCTCAGCGCAGAGCGAGCGGACCGCCGAGCCGGACACAGGAAGACGAAATCCGTCACGATCTGAATCAGAAAGAGAAA is a window of Ictalurus punctatus breed USDA103 chromosome 4, Coco_2.0, whole genome shotgun sequence DNA encoding:
- the bbs10 gene encoding Bardet-Biedl syndrome 10 protein, translated to MAKVSDPLQVCLSVVGALECVVRRCVGPSGGTVIFTKDTGETLITKHGHRILTALHLEHPIARTVLESLCAHDGVTADGSKSFILLLAALLRGIRDSVHESSRTHRRHASWKLANQLHAFCWDGLDDVVAHGVVPYTSSLFGPGGCELEGGVLAALVGGYVGGRVSPSQAEVLTPLLCELYARLGHGHTDGAAISFIHSNFSQLHTAVSGLHSARSHVVEGLLLACDWSVWKEADGPVKALVVFEKLDTRDDESVSIQLQDDWTVHSDGVVQERLATVLRLQVNIVLSAVKQPDCVLVWACLNNVSVLDCCDPEQLDLLCELCTAEPLTVQPPMRVGTLTHCRRFQLGGRRYANVGVTHTSVHTHTLVLCAPAAGPLEQSVSVSRGVFSMLQHLSQSHRHNDVSPCPQEQRLTSSQRLTSSQRLTSSQRLTSSQLFSPCPNLCHCILNAGDVIPVGGAFEFLFHHSLLHSNHGDPESRRLLAEAVLSVPRSLHTHRPGDFLQHLAHFTSRLLQPHAIREPGSGSEFMWGLGADGSGRVCVEPVCSKHQLVASVLQCVNRLLRVETVIHTPRSLALAAAEDDDDDDEEDDDGDRT